From the Brassica napus cultivar Da-Ae chromosome A8, Da-Ae, whole genome shotgun sequence genome, one window contains:
- the LOC106429392 gene encoding pectinesterase inhibitor 1, with protein MAANLRNNAFLSSLMLILLVGSSYAITSSEMSTICDKTLDRAFCLKFLNSKSASPNIQALAKTTLDATQARATQTSKRLQSIIDGGVDPRSKLAYRSCMDEYENTIENLDEAFEHLASGDGFGMNMKVSAALDGADTCLDDVKRLRSVDASVVNNSKGIKKLCGIALVISNMLPRRS; from the coding sequence ATGGCTGCGAATCTAAGGAACAATGCTTTCTTGTCTTCTCTCATGTTGATTCTCTTGGTTGGTTCCTCGTACGCAATCACAAGCTCAGAGATGAGCACAATTTGTGACAAAACTTTGGACCGAGCTTTCTGTCTTAAATTCCTCAATTCAAAATCTGCATCTCCTAATATTCAAGCCTTGGCAAAAACCACACTTGATGCCACACAAGCAAGAGCAACACAAACATCCAAAAGGCTCCAATCTATTATTGATGGAGGCGTCGACCCACGATCCAAGTTAGCTTACAGGTCATGCATGGATGAATACGAGAACACCATTGAAAACCTCGACGAAGCTTTTGAGCATTTGGCATCCGGTGATGGCTTCGGGATGAATATGAAAGTTTCAGCTGCTTTGGATGGAGCTGATACATGTCTAGATGATGTGAAGAGACTGAGATCTGTCGATGCTTCTGTTGTGAACAACAGTAAGGGAATCAAGAAACTATGTGGTATTGCTCTTGTTATCTCTAACATGTTACCACGTAGATCTTAA